Proteins from one Terriglobia bacterium genomic window:
- a CDS encoding RNA polymerase sigma factor, which translates to MGWVEMIWQFCQFCRRCNRVSFFSTGAISDGGKEDVMKTAESNSDQRIPEKTIVAQAQQGNEEAFQLLYHRYKSYVSGQCRRLGCNRELAEELTQEVFIQLWEKLADFQGRSAFRTWLHRIAVNIIFRHFRKNKRNFLQLEITSPSGESTDLSDRVFGKPCGLDDRIFISQILSSLSSTDRSLIMLHTAGFKHKEIARMLKISGSTSRSQLFRARARMQRQHFGLQQNPAQIAA; encoded by the coding sequence GTGGGCTGGGTTGAGATGATCTGGCAATTTTGCCAGTTCTGCCGCCGCTGCAATCGGGTTAGTTTCTTCAGCACAGGCGCGATTAGCGATGGTGGAAAAGAGGATGTGATGAAAACGGCGGAAAGCAACAGCGATCAACGAATACCGGAAAAGACAATCGTGGCACAAGCGCAGCAGGGTAATGAGGAGGCGTTTCAACTCTTGTACCATCGGTACAAAAGCTACGTTTCTGGCCAGTGCCGTCGTCTGGGCTGTAATCGCGAATTGGCCGAAGAACTTACCCAGGAGGTGTTCATTCAGTTATGGGAAAAGCTGGCTGACTTCCAGGGGCGTTCAGCATTCAGGACGTGGCTGCATCGGATCGCGGTAAACATCATTTTCCGCCATTTTCGCAAGAATAAGCGCAATTTCCTACAGCTGGAGATCACATCCCCGTCAGGCGAGAGCACCGATCTTTCTGACCGGGTTTTTGGCAAGCCGTGCGGCCTGGACGACCGTATTTTCATCTCGCAGATCCTGTCTAGCCTGTCATCAACCGATCGAAGTCTCATCATGCTTCATACCGCCGGATTCAAGCACAAGGAGATTGCCCGCATGCTCAAGATCTCCGGTTCTACCAGCCGCTCCCAGTTGTTTCGTGCACGGGCCAGGATGCAAAGACAACATTTTGGTCTGCAACAAAATCCAGCACAGATTGCGGCGTAA